A region of Thermorudis peleae DNA encodes the following proteins:
- a CDS encoding polysaccharide deacetylase family protein, translating to MGRWYDGAQCAVMLTFDLDAETLWLAGSLEHRDKPGMLSQGTYGARVGTPLLLELLRRNNLRATFFIPGWVAEHHPDIVETIHEQGHEIGHHGYLHERPTELSREQEAEVLQKGIEALRAITGEAPQGYRSPAWGFSAHTLELLAAAGFRYSSNLMSHFLPWKHPGTEVIELPVQWLLDDAPFFLFGPGRTSRPIQPAAAALQAWQEEFRGIYHYGGLFNLTMHPQLSGRPGRVLMLQQLIDFIRTFPHVWFATGSEVAAYWAEHVRAHPDEARQGEQYDPAYRVTHP from the coding sequence ATGGGCCGCTGGTACGACGGCGCACAGTGCGCAGTGATGCTAACATTCGATCTCGACGCTGAAACCCTCTGGTTGGCCGGATCGCTCGAGCACCGTGATAAGCCTGGCATGCTCTCCCAAGGCACGTATGGCGCCCGAGTCGGCACGCCGCTGTTGCTCGAACTGCTCCGCCGCAATAATCTTCGTGCCACCTTCTTCATCCCCGGTTGGGTAGCTGAGCACCACCCCGATATTGTAGAAACGATCCACGAGCAGGGACACGAGATTGGTCACCATGGTTATCTCCACGAACGACCAACGGAACTCTCTCGTGAACAAGAGGCTGAGGTCTTGCAGAAAGGCATTGAGGCCCTGCGCGCGATCACGGGCGAAGCGCCTCAAGGCTACCGTTCACCAGCGTGGGGGTTTTCGGCGCACACGCTGGAGTTGCTCGCGGCCGCTGGCTTTCGCTACTCATCAAACTTGATGAGTCACTTCCTGCCCTGGAAGCATCCTGGCACAGAGGTGATCGAGTTACCTGTCCAATGGCTGCTCGATGATGCCCCATTCTTCCTGTTTGGGCCTGGTCGCACAAGCCGCCCGATCCAACCAGCCGCAGCAGCCCTGCAAGCCTGGCAAGAAGAGTTTCGTGGCATCTACCACTACGGCGGGCTGTTCAACTTGACGATGCACCCGCAGCTGTCTGGTCGACCTGGACGCGTGCTGATGCTGCAACAACTGATCGATTTCATCCGTACCTTCCCACATGTCTGGTTTGCAACCGGCAGCGAAGTCGCGGCTTACTGGGCTGAGCACGTTCGGGCTCATCCTGACGAGGCACGGCAGGGTGAACAGTACGATCCAGCCTATCGGGTTACCCATCCATGA
- a CDS encoding MFS transporter, translating to MRRVPASAEHAANTTKRGAGLLRMLRLSQAYRALWLSTVFTQIAQWMLQVSLGWLMLNLTDSAFWIGLNGLASGVPFLLVALPVSPLLDRVDRRALLIACQASALIISLGLAVVTQFGAMRPWIILLGAFLNGLVLAVNNTARQIVVPALVPRSGLQNAIGLLSAGQNATRIVGPSLAGPLIAVLGSAGALFVQAGCLTVALVNTMQLPPLRPDAAARSALLDDLVEGVRYVLRHDSIIGLLVLAAVPTVFVFPYLQFLPIYARDLLHLGARGLGWLYAAGGVGALAGSLFVAGAERVERKGWFILVTTVVYGGVIILFAYSHWTLLSLCCLFWGGFLGSAYMALNNTLLHLNVTDAIRGRVMSLYMMTWGLSPLGALPMGYLGAHLGVPHAIALGALLSSTVTVLVAVAIPSLRTLR from the coding sequence ATGCGACGCGTCCCAGCTTCAGCTGAACACGCTGCCAACACAACGAAACGTGGGGCCGGCCTATTACGCATGCTCCGGCTCTCCCAGGCATACCGGGCCCTCTGGCTGAGCACCGTCTTCACTCAGATTGCGCAATGGATGCTTCAAGTCTCGCTCGGCTGGCTTATGCTGAACTTAACAGATTCAGCGTTCTGGATCGGCCTCAATGGCTTAGCAAGTGGCGTACCGTTTTTGCTTGTTGCCTTGCCAGTCAGCCCGTTGCTGGATCGGGTAGACCGGCGGGCATTACTTATCGCTTGTCAAGCCAGCGCGCTGATAATCAGCCTCGGACTCGCCGTCGTGACCCAATTTGGTGCTATGCGCCCGTGGATCATCTTACTCGGTGCGTTTCTGAACGGCCTGGTGCTCGCAGTCAACAACACGGCCCGGCAGATTGTCGTGCCAGCACTCGTTCCGCGCTCAGGACTGCAGAACGCTATTGGCCTGCTCTCAGCCGGTCAGAACGCAACACGCATCGTTGGGCCGTCGCTTGCCGGGCCGTTGATCGCCGTGCTTGGCTCAGCTGGTGCACTCTTTGTCCAGGCTGGCTGCCTTACCGTCGCACTTGTGAACACCATGCAGTTGCCCCCGCTGCGCCCCGACGCAGCCGCCCGCAGTGCACTCCTTGACGACCTCGTTGAAGGCGTGCGCTATGTGCTGCGCCACGATAGCATCATTGGCTTGCTCGTGCTGGCAGCAGTGCCAACTGTTTTCGTCTTCCCCTATCTCCAGTTCTTGCCAATTTATGCCCGCGATCTCTTGCATCTTGGTGCTCGCGGGCTCGGCTGGCTCTACGCAGCCGGTGGCGTCGGTGCCCTGGCTGGCTCGTTGTTTGTGGCTGGAGCCGAGAGAGTTGAACGCAAAGGATGGTTTATCCTCGTCACAACAGTTGTCTATGGCGGTGTCATCATCCTCTTCGCGTACTCACATTGGACACTTTTGTCGCTCTGCTGCCTGTTCTGGGGAGGGTTTCTTGGCTCAGCCTATATGGCACTGAACAATACACTGCTTCACCTCAATGTAACCGATGCCATTCGTGGTCGGGTGATGAGTCTTTACATGATGACTTGGGGACTCTCCCCACTCGGGGCACTACCCATGGGCTACCTTGGCGCCCATCTCGGGGTGCCACATGCCATTGCCCTCGGTGCACTGCTCTCGTCGACCGTCACGGTCTTGGTTGCCGTTGCGATCCCGTCGCTGCGTACATTGCGCTAA
- a CDS encoding PLP-dependent aminotransferase family protein, translating to MDERWAERWSRRGRLAAAAERPSRTPPPDMISFVYGDPDWDSLPLEDMAEAAEYLAEHQRRDALGYQNPIRPDELNESLAQKLARDQKMQVSPEQILVTTGSSSGLAMLCDALIDPGDVILLDAPAWMGATTLFRLAGAETIGIPVDEHGVDPDRVAAALDRLEREGRKPKFMYTLPTFQNPSGVELSVERRRALAQLADERGLLIVEDDAYYELRFRGEYPPTLFSLAQPGSVLYCGTLSKTIAAGLRLGYVVGPASIVAAIARVRLDNLRNSYVAALADWYIRTGRYHQHLERLRAIYQAKCERMQQALARSMPAGTRWTQPNGGFFIWVTLPEGVTAEGILPACREAGVDFIPGPAFYTDGSGAAHLRLSYSAVTLEQIDEGIARLGRVVEQALAHPSPVAE from the coding sequence ATGGATGAGCGCTGGGCGGAGCGCTGGTCGCGACGTGGGAGGCTAGCAGCGGCAGCTGAGCGACCATCTCGTACGCCCCCGCCCGATATGATTTCGTTCGTCTATGGGGATCCAGATTGGGACAGCCTGCCGCTCGAAGATATGGCCGAGGCGGCGGAATACCTCGCCGAGCACCAGCGGCGTGATGCCCTCGGGTACCAGAACCCCATTCGACCTGATGAACTGAATGAATCACTGGCACAGAAGCTCGCGCGTGACCAGAAGATGCAGGTCTCGCCGGAGCAGATTCTGGTAACCACTGGGTCGAGCAGTGGGCTCGCGATGCTCTGCGATGCACTGATTGACCCGGGCGACGTGATCTTGCTTGATGCGCCGGCCTGGATGGGCGCTACTACGCTCTTCCGTCTCGCTGGTGCTGAGACGATCGGCATTCCGGTTGATGAGCACGGTGTCGACCCAGATCGTGTCGCTGCCGCGCTTGACCGCCTCGAGCGTGAGGGGCGTAAGCCGAAGTTTATGTACACCTTGCCGACGTTCCAAAACCCATCTGGTGTCGAGCTCAGCGTCGAGCGGCGACGTGCGCTGGCACAGCTTGCGGACGAGCGTGGGCTGCTCATCGTTGAGGACGACGCGTACTACGAGCTGCGCTTCCGCGGGGAGTATCCGCCGACACTCTTCAGCCTTGCTCAGCCCGGTTCCGTGCTGTATTGCGGTACGCTCTCGAAGACGATTGCCGCTGGGCTCCGGCTTGGCTACGTTGTTGGCCCAGCCTCAATCGTCGCCGCAATAGCCCGTGTCCGGCTCGACAACCTGCGCAACAGCTATGTTGCGGCACTAGCCGACTGGTATATCCGCACCGGTCGGTATCACCAGCATCTCGAGCGGTTGCGCGCGATCTACCAGGCCAAGTGCGAACGGATGCAGCAGGCACTCGCCCGCTCGATGCCGGCTGGGACGCGCTGGACACAGCCAAACGGCGGCTTCTTTATCTGGGTCACGCTCCCAGAGGGCGTAACGGCTGAAGGCATTTTGCCAGCCTGTCGTGAAGCTGGCGTTGACTTTATTCCCGGCCCAGCCTTCTATACCGACGGCAGCGGTGCTGCACACCTGCGCCTCTCGTATAGTGCTGTGACGCTCGAGCAGATTGACGAGGGGATCGCTCGGCTTGGCCGCGTCGTTGAGCAAGCGCTCGCTCACCCCAGTCCGGTCGCTGAATAG
- a CDS encoding NAD(P)/FAD-dependent oxidoreductase, whose amino-acid sequence MKAYASYSYWLESCGDDLTPRPRLDGSVDVDIAILGAGFTGLWTAYYLLERDPSLKIAVLERDIAGFGASGRNGGWVTPGFPVSLDVLAHRYGPETARAIAWAMVDAVHEIGRVVEREGIDAHYHKGGALRIARGYQQLPSLDAAWRTYEQLGLTDLYERLDAQALRERIRVTQAEGAILVKECAVVHPGRLVRGLARVIERRGAVIYEQTPVLDYVTGSAPHFRTPYGDVRARVLVLAGEAYLSQLPKLRRTLIPIYSLIVLTEPLPPDIWDEIGWTQRECVASQRYTVDYLSKTQDGRILFGGRGAPYRFGSRIADAYDRHGPTHEMLRQMCYAWFPILRLKGIRFTHAWGGPLGVPRDWMPTMRYDPGQGLAIACGYTGQGVATANLSGRVLADLITGHASGLTQLPMTSHTFRLWEPEPLRWLGVRFVQWGYERIDRTAERTGKPPSGRSLAERIAAH is encoded by the coding sequence GTGAAAGCCTACGCTTCGTACAGTTATTGGCTTGAGTCGTGTGGCGATGACCTGACGCCGCGCCCACGTCTCGATGGCTCGGTCGATGTTGATATTGCAATCCTGGGCGCAGGGTTTACAGGCTTGTGGACGGCTTACTATCTGTTGGAGCGCGACCCGTCGCTGAAGATTGCCGTGCTCGAACGGGACATCGCTGGCTTTGGCGCTTCTGGTCGCAACGGTGGCTGGGTCACGCCTGGCTTTCCGGTTTCGCTCGACGTACTCGCCCATCGCTACGGGCCTGAGACAGCACGCGCAATTGCCTGGGCAATGGTCGATGCTGTCCATGAGATTGGCCGTGTTGTCGAACGTGAAGGTATCGACGCCCACTACCATAAAGGCGGTGCACTGCGCATCGCACGAGGCTATCAGCAGTTGCCGAGCCTTGATGCTGCCTGGCGCACCTACGAGCAACTCGGACTGACCGATCTCTATGAACGCCTCGATGCACAAGCACTGCGCGAACGGATCCGTGTCACCCAAGCTGAAGGGGCTATTCTTGTTAAAGAATGCGCGGTCGTCCATCCAGGTCGTCTCGTACGCGGGCTGGCGCGCGTCATCGAGCGACGGGGAGCGGTCATCTACGAGCAGACACCAGTGCTCGATTATGTCACTGGTAGTGCACCACACTTCCGGACGCCATACGGTGACGTGCGCGCACGTGTGCTCGTCCTTGCTGGTGAAGCCTACCTTAGCCAGTTGCCGAAGCTCCGACGGACACTGATTCCGATTTACTCCTTAATTGTCCTTACTGAGCCATTACCACCGGATATCTGGGACGAGATCGGTTGGACGCAGCGTGAGTGCGTCGCCTCGCAGCGCTACACTGTCGACTACCTCTCCAAGACCCAGGATGGACGCATTCTTTTTGGTGGCCGCGGAGCCCCCTATCGTTTCGGCTCGCGTATTGCCGACGCCTATGATCGGCACGGGCCAACGCATGAGATGCTTCGGCAAATGTGCTACGCCTGGTTTCCGATCTTGCGCCTCAAGGGTATCCGCTTTACTCATGCCTGGGGCGGACCACTCGGTGTGCCGCGCGACTGGATGCCGACGATGCGTTATGACCCAGGCCAAGGGCTCGCGATCGCATGCGGTTATACTGGCCAAGGTGTCGCGACAGCAAACCTCTCTGGGCGGGTGCTAGCTGATTTGATCACTGGCCATGCGAGCGGTTTGACTCAATTGCCGATGACGAGTCATACCTTCCGTCTCTGGGAACCTGAGCCATTGCGTTGGCTGGGCGTCCGATTCGTTCAATGGGGCTATGAGCGGATTGACCGAACAGCCGAGCGCACTGGCAAGCCCCCGTCGGGACGCAGCCTGGCCGAACGCATCGCCGCGCACTAG
- a CDS encoding glycosyltransferase family 9 protein, which yields MGQRHTPPLPIALQDIQKIAVLRANGIGDFCFALPALAALRAACPQAEIVLLGKAWHASLLTNRPSPVDRVVVVPPFRGVTVAPDAEEDAAELAKFFAAMRAEHFDLALQLHGGGRYSNPFVQRLGARYTIGLRAADAPPLDRWAPYVYFQNEIHRYLDVVSLLGIQPVTLTPSLAVTAADLAEAQPVIDRLGSPFVVLHPGAGAPDRRWPPERFAAIGDALAQRGFAIAVIGTKPERGIVETVCTTMRAPACNLCDALSLGGLVGLLSRCALLVSNDSGPLHLGAAVGAASVGIYWCLNMVTAGQPSRLRHRPVIAWRTQCPACGVDHSIGGCSCGQSFVADVPVEAVLEAALDLLAQQGY from the coding sequence ATGGGGCAGAGGCACACCCCTCCTCTCCCGATTGCACTGCAGGACATTCAGAAGATCGCGGTCTTACGGGCTAATGGTATTGGGGATTTCTGTTTTGCGTTGCCGGCCTTGGCCGCTTTGCGGGCAGCCTGTCCCCAAGCGGAGATCGTATTGCTTGGCAAAGCCTGGCATGCGAGCTTGTTGACGAATCGTCCTAGTCCAGTCGATCGTGTCGTTGTGGTTCCACCATTTCGTGGTGTTACCGTTGCGCCGGATGCTGAGGAAGACGCTGCTGAACTTGCCAAATTTTTTGCTGCTATGCGTGCTGAGCACTTTGATCTCGCACTGCAACTTCATGGGGGAGGACGGTATTCAAACCCGTTCGTGCAGCGCCTCGGCGCACGCTACACGATCGGCCTCCGAGCAGCCGATGCCCCGCCACTTGATCGATGGGCTCCATATGTTTATTTTCAAAATGAAATTCACCGCTATCTTGATGTAGTCAGCCTACTTGGCATCCAGCCAGTGACGCTTACACCATCGCTCGCCGTCACTGCTGCGGATCTTGCCGAGGCACAGCCCGTGATCGACCGGCTTGGCTCTCCGTTCGTGGTCCTCCACCCAGGTGCCGGCGCGCCTGACCGCCGTTGGCCACCTGAGCGTTTTGCGGCAATCGGTGATGCGCTTGCTCAACGTGGCTTCGCAATCGCCGTGATTGGGACGAAGCCGGAACGCGGGATTGTCGAAACGGTTTGCACAACCATGCGCGCCCCAGCATGCAACCTGTGCGATGCCCTCTCACTTGGTGGCCTCGTTGGCCTGCTGAGTCGGTGTGCACTCCTCGTTTCGAATGATTCTGGTCCATTGCATCTCGGTGCTGCTGTTGGTGCTGCATCGGTCGGCATCTACTGGTGCCTCAACATGGTCACCGCGGGGCAGCCAAGCCGTCTGCGACACCGGCCTGTGATTGCATGGCGCACTCAGTGCCCAGCCTGTGGCGTTGACCACAGTATCGGAGGGTGCTCATGCGGCCAATCTTTCGTGGCCGATGTCCCAGTTGAGGCTGTACTTGAAGCCGCCCTTGATCTCCTAGCGCAACAGGGATACTAG
- a CDS encoding PucR family transcriptional regulator has product MGIGNGRFQRLGEKLVGLLAQRLGARVALMNERGELIAQAIAAEAVGLPGEQSAESIAVPIAFEGWCGQLLVEPWAGVMTTPGLLLHLIVEFALNYLSLVEDVGGQRELRHKFIHDLVHGTLADEQEALRLGQMLGIDFSPPRAVMLIDASAWLFASHERPGEIDETQLRRRVQRVISEIVAFFHLPTDAICGYVGDGEIVILKASASRDLRPWVDQGGPHMLSDSWANVRALKRAAWELLHKLHGESGLPISIGVGRYYPGIQGLSHSYHDARAALRLGLRLHGPNRVYALDDLGMAAFVGSVDEHTKIDLALHLLSPLDHDPTLIDTLRTFFAEDGHISRVAERLQIHRNTLRYRLDRVTALTGLDPRRFDQAVQLRLALLIRQLHSTGA; this is encoded by the coding sequence ATGGGGATAGGGAACGGGCGTTTTCAACGTCTTGGGGAAAAACTTGTCGGGTTACTCGCACAGCGACTTGGCGCCCGCGTTGCACTGATGAACGAACGTGGCGAACTGATAGCCCAGGCCATAGCGGCTGAAGCAGTTGGGCTGCCGGGCGAGCAATCCGCAGAGTCGATAGCTGTGCCCATCGCCTTTGAGGGATGGTGTGGGCAATTGCTCGTCGAGCCGTGGGCTGGCGTCATGACAACACCTGGGCTATTGCTTCACCTCATTGTAGAGTTCGCGCTGAATTACTTGAGTTTAGTTGAGGATGTTGGGGGACAACGCGAGCTGCGCCATAAGTTCATTCACGATCTTGTGCACGGCACCCTCGCCGACGAGCAGGAAGCTTTGCGTCTTGGGCAGATGTTAGGTATTGATTTTAGTCCTCCACGCGCTGTCATGCTCATTGATGCGTCAGCCTGGCTCTTTGCCTCACATGAACGACCAGGTGAAATTGACGAAACCCAACTCCGCCGTCGAGTTCAGAGGGTGATTAGTGAAATTGTTGCCTTCTTCCACCTGCCGACAGACGCCATTTGTGGCTATGTCGGAGACGGAGAAATTGTGATTCTCAAGGCGAGTGCCTCACGTGACCTGCGGCCCTGGGTGGACCAAGGAGGGCCACACATGCTCAGTGACAGCTGGGCGAATGTCCGCGCTCTCAAGCGAGCTGCGTGGGAGCTGCTCCATAAGCTGCACGGTGAGAGTGGGTTGCCAATCAGCATTGGGGTCGGCCGATATTATCCTGGCATCCAAGGACTTTCGCACTCATATCACGATGCACGAGCCGCATTACGACTCGGCCTGCGGTTACATGGGCCAAATCGCGTCTACGCTCTTGATGACCTCGGGATGGCAGCATTCGTCGGCTCGGTCGATGAACATACGAAAATTGACCTTGCCCTTCATCTGCTCTCACCACTTGATCATGACCCAACCCTCATCGACACACTCAGAACGTTCTTTGCCGAGGACGGGCATATCTCACGCGTTGCCGAGCGGCTCCAAATTCATCGCAATACCTTGCGCTACCGGCTTGATCGCGTTACGGCACTGACCGGTCTTGATCCTCGCCGCTTCGATCAAGCCGTCCAACTGCGTCTGGCGCTCCTCATTCGCCAGCTTCACAGCACCGGGGCGTAG
- a CDS encoding D-sedoheptulose-7-phosphate isomerase has protein sequence MGSQPEQVPQSSHSTDYQQWLAHALAARRHAISQALQILETQSDHLAIVVAWLVQSLQRGNKVLVAGNGGSAAAAQHLAAELVGRFRCDRSPLPALALTADTALMTALANDFGYHQVFMRQIQALAHEGDVLVLFSTSGRSESVLEAARAARSRGVIVIAFVGGHPSPLHHIAHITLSMPSNDTPVVQELHTVVTHLVCELVERELSERAQ, from the coding sequence ATGGGCAGCCAGCCGGAGCAGGTACCACAATCGTCGCATTCCACTGACTACCAGCAGTGGCTAGCTCATGCGCTTGCCGCTCGCCGTCATGCAATCAGCCAAGCGCTTCAGATACTTGAGACACAAAGCGACCACTTGGCCATCGTGGTTGCCTGGCTTGTGCAGAGCCTACAACGAGGCAACAAAGTTCTCGTTGCAGGCAATGGTGGCAGTGCTGCAGCCGCCCAACATCTTGCGGCTGAACTCGTTGGCCGGTTCCGTTGCGACCGTTCACCCCTCCCTGCCCTCGCGTTGACCGCTGACACCGCCCTCATGACCGCACTTGCAAACGACTTTGGCTATCATCAGGTCTTCATGCGGCAGATCCAAGCCCTAGCGCATGAAGGCGATGTGCTGGTTCTCTTCAGCACCAGCGGTCGTTCGGAGAGCGTGCTCGAGGCCGCCCGGGCAGCGCGGTCTCGAGGTGTCATCGTTATTGCCTTTGTTGGTGGACACCCCTCGCCGCTCCATCACATTGCCCACATAACACTCTCGATGCCATCAAACGATACACCGGTAGTGCAAGAACTCCATACTGTGGTGACACATCTCGTGTGTGAGCTTGTCGAACGCGAACTCTCGGAGCGGGCACAATGA